In Syngnathus scovelli strain Florida chromosome 11, RoL_Ssco_1.2, whole genome shotgun sequence, one DNA window encodes the following:
- the cdk2 gene encoding cyclin-dependent kinase 2 — protein sequence MDSFQKVEKIGEGTYGVVYKAKNKNTGETVALKKIRLDTETEGVPSTAIREISLLKELSHPNIVKLHDVIHTENKLYLVFEFLNQDLKKFMDSSTVTGIPLALIKSYLFQLLQGLAFCHSHRVLHRDLKPQNLLINAQGEIKLADFGLARAFGVPVRTYTHEVVTLWYRAPEILLGCKFYSTAVDIWSLGCIFAEMITRRALFPGDSEIDQLFRIFRTLGTPDEATWPGVTSMPDYKPSFPNWARQDLSKVVPLLDEDGRDLLREMLHYDPNKRLSAKNALVHRFFRDVTMPLPHLRL from the exons ATGGATTCCTTTCAGAAGGTCGAAAAGATAGGAGAGGGAACTTATGGAGTGGTGTACAAAGCCAAGAACAAGAACACGGGGGAAACGGTCGCGCTCAAGAAGATCAGGCTGGACAC GGAAACTGAGGGTGTTCCAAGCACTGCCATTCGGGAAATTTCCCTCCTCAAAGAGCTCAGTCACCCAAATATTGTCAA ATTGCATGATGTCATCCACACGGAGAACAAGCTCTACCTTGTGTTTGAGTTCCTAAACCAGGATCTAAAGAAGTTCATGGATTCTTCCACAGTCACTGGCATCCCGCTCGCTTTGATTAAG AGTTATCTTTTCCAGCTGCTGCAAGGTTTGGCCTTCTGCCATTCCCACAGGGTCCTCCATCGCGACCTTAAGCCTCAGAACCTGCTCATCAACGCTCAGGGTGAGATCAAGCTGGCTGACTTCGGTCTGGCGAGAGCGTTCGGCGTGCCCgtgcgcacgtacacacacgag GTGGTAACACTGTGGTACAGAGCACCGGAGATTCTGCTGGGCTGCAAGTTTTACTCCACGGCTGTCGATATCTGGAGTCTGGGCTGCATTTTTGCTGAGATG ATCACAAGGAGGGCCCTGTTCCCCGGCGACTCGGAGATAGACCAGCTCTTCCGCATTTTCCGCACCCTCGGCACCCCCGATGAAGCCACGTGGCCGGGAGTCACGTCCATGCCGGACTACAAACCGTCGTTCCCCAACTGGGCCCGTCAGGATCTATCAAAAGTGGTTCCACTCCTGGATGAGGATGGAAGAGATCTGCTACGA GAAATGCTGCATTACGATCCAAACAAAAGATTATCGGCCAAAAACGCTCTAGTCCATCGCTTCTTCCGTGATGTCACCATGCCTCTGCCTCATCTGAGACTTTGA
- the olfml3b gene encoding olfactomedin-like protein 3A, which translates to MLVAPPTELSWTFQPTSGDLPVPPHTRQSTGAGRDNMRGLVVFISTLCLAGAQHQALIDYLERRLLAIEDRISLWHEQATRYATELRELKQHMVSQLENLDKEKDTLRESLDSMGTRVDRVERELDYLETQNGGAQPCVDMDDKLIEQHVTQVQEKQKTKYFKQTDCNDMLSSIKAMKILKRVGGSKGMWTRDTGVGSGKVFIFNGTNEDTIFEFSNVQDFTRSQSLSDSKELKLPSAWSGTGHIIYKNHAYLVIQADELTLVKYDLRNKSVADSVVFPDWDYIPVYGLSPETVLDLAVDEEGLWAIYATHQNEQHISLAKMDSGSLSIEQTWDTSCPRQKAEAAFIICGTLYVVYNTEQPGRSHVQCVFDVNDMVSNEDAPLVYFPKRYGAHASLKYNPLEKLLYAWDDGYQILYKLVMKKKLEV; encoded by the exons ATGTTGGTGGCTCCTCCCACTGAGCTCAGCTGGACATTCCAGCCCACCTCTGGGGATCTGCCGGTTCCTCCACACACTCGCCAGTCTACGGGAGCAGGAAGAGACAACATGAGAGGACTCGTTGTCTTCATCAGTACGCTGTGTTTGGCCGGCGCACAGCACCAGGCTCTGATTGACTACTTGGAGCGGCGGCTGCTTGCCATTGAG GATCGCATCTCGTTATGGCACGAGCAGGCTACTCGCTACGCCACGGAGCTGCGGGAACTCAAGCAACATATGGTTTCGCAGCTTGAGAACCTGGACAAAGAGAAGGATACACTCCGTGAGAGTTTGGACAGCATGGGGACGCGGGTGGACCGGGTGGAGCGTGAGCTGGACTACTTGGAGACTCAGAACGGCGGCGCTCAGCCGTGCGTGGATATGGATGACAAGCTGATCGAGCAGCACGTCACTCAGGTGCAGGAGAAGCAGAAGACCAAATACTTCAAACAAACTG ACTGCAACGACATGCTCTCCAGCATCAAAGCTATGAAGATTTTGAAGAGAGTGGGAGGTTCCAAGGGGATGTGGACCAGAGACACTGGCGTGGGCTCTGGGAAGGTCTTCATCTTTAACGGAACCAATGAAGACACCATCTTCGAATTTTCCAATGTGCAAGACTTCACTCGTTCGCAAAGCCTGTCTGACTCCAAGGAGCTGAAGCTTCCATCCGCCTGGAGTGGGACGGGACACATCATTTACAAAAATCACGCCTATCTCGTCATCCAGGCCGACGAGTTGACGCTGGTCAAATATGACTTGAGGAACAAGTCTGTGGCAGATAGCGTGGTGTTCCCGGATTGGGACTACATCCCTGTGTACGGTCTGAGCCCCGAAACCGTGCTGGACCTGGCTGTGGATGAAGAAGGCCTGTGGGCCATTTATGCAACACATCAGAATGAGCAGCACATCTCTCTGGCTAAGATGGACAGCGGTTCTCTGAGTATCGAGCAGACGTGGGACACCAGCTGCCCCAGGCAGAAAGCAGAAGCTGCCTTCATCATCTGCGGCACGCTATACGTGGTCTACAACACGGAGCAGCCCGGCCGCTCTCACGTCCAATGCGTGTTCGACGTCAACGACATGGTAAGCAATGAAGACGCGCCGCTGGTTTACTTCCCTAAACGTTACGGCGCTCACGCCAGTCTCAAGTACAACCCGCTGGAGAAGTTGCTCTACGCTTGGGATGATGGCTACCAGATTCTCTACAAACTTGTCATGAAGAAGAAACTTGAGGTTTAG